A region from the Populus trichocarpa isolate Nisqually-1 chromosome 18, P.trichocarpa_v4.1, whole genome shotgun sequence genome encodes:
- the LOC7458398 gene encoding trafficking protein particle complex II-specific subunit 120 homolog, with translation MEPDVSVETSAMIRIAIIPIGKIPHQTLRDYYSMFLHHHTIPLSSISSFYTEEQKSPFTNQPWETGSLRFKFVLGGAPPSPWEDFQSNRKILAVIGVCHCPLSPDLDSVIEEFDGVCKGYASARVTRCFGFFPCDSQLEDGGKKGENLRLFPPADRQTQEMHLQTMMQEIAASLLMEFEKYVFQAESAGTILKTPLDSQASLSSEEVIKAKKRRLGRAQKTIGDYCLLAGSPVDANAHYSTALELSRLTADYFWYAGALEGSVCALLIDRIGLKDPSLEDEVRYRYNNVILHYKKSFIPENAQRVSPLSFELEADLKLARYLCRRELAKDVVDLLTSAADGAKSLIDATDRLILYVEIARLFGTLGYQRKAAFFTRQVAQLYLQQDSKLAAISALQVLAMTTKAYRVQSRASISNNSHINEVGSGHADSGKMHHQSVVSLFESQWSTLQMVVLREILLSAVRAGDPLAAWSAAARLLRSYYPLITPAGQNGLARALANSSEMLPSGIRCSDPALPFVRLYSFPLHTSQMDIVKCNPGREDWWVGSAPSGPFIYTPFSKGEPNDSSKQELIWIVGEPVQILVELANPCGFNLMVDSIYLSVHSGNFDPFPISVDLPPNSSKVITLSGIPTSVGLVTIPGCTVHCFGVITEHLFRDVDNLLHGAAQGLVLSDPFRCCGSPKLKNVSVPNISVVPPLPSLVSHVVGGNGAIVLYEGEIREIYISLANAGTVPVEQAHISLSGKHQDSVLSISYETLKSVLPLKPGAEVILPVTLKAWKLGLVDLDNASGSTGRQLKDSSSPSLLIHYAGPLTDCEDPPKGSAVPPGRRLVVPLNICVLQGLSFVKARLLSMEIPAHVGENLPKPIYLENSASKEAIGSETKMDGLVKIDPFRGSWGLRFLELELSNPTDLVFEISVSVQLDSTEDNLSAGQDATEYGYPKTRIDRDFSARVLIPLEHFKLPILDGSFFMKDFKPDGAAGSRNSSFSEKSAKAELKASINNLISRIKVRWQSGRTSSGELNIKDAIQAALKTSAMDVLLPDPLTFGFRLVRNNLSQESGDSRPKGSVVAHDMTPMEVLVRNNTKEMIRMSLNITCRDVAGENCVEGTKATVLWSGVLNGITIEVPPLQESKHSFSLYFLVPGEYTLIAAALIEDANDLLRARAKTNSPEEPIFCRGPPFHVRVIGTA, from the exons ATGGAACCAGACGTAAGCGTAGAAACCTCCGCCATGATCCGAATCGCCATCATCCCAATCGGCAAAATCCCTCACCAAACCCTACGCGATTATTACTCCATGTTCCTCCACCATCACACGATCCCACTCTCCTCCATCTCCTCCTTCTACACTGAAGAGCAAAAATCACCATTCACCAATCAACCTTGGGAAACCGGTTCCCTCCGGTTCAAATTCGTCCTCGGCGGTGCACCGCCTAGTCCATGGGAAGATTTCCAGTCAAATCGTAAGATCTTGGCTGTTATTGGTGTTTGTCATTGTCCGTTATCGCCTGATCTTGATTCAGTTATTGAAGAGTTCGATGGAGTCTGTAAAGGTTACGCTTCTGCGCGTGTTACTCGCTGTTTCGGATTTTTTCCTTGTGATTCTCAG TTAGAGGATGGTGGTAAAAAGGGAGAGAATTTGAGATTGTTTCCGCCGGCAGATCGTCAAACGCAGGAGATGCATTTGCAGACTATGATGCAAGAGATCGCGGCTTCATTGTTGATGGAATTTGAGAAGTATGTATTTCAAGCGGAATCTGCTGGAACTATACTCAAGACGCCTTTGGATTCTCAAGCTAGTTTAAGCTCAGAGGAG GTGATCAAGGCTAAAAAGAGAAGACTTGGTCGTGCACAAAAGACTATAGGGGATTATTGTTTATTGGCAGGATCTCCTGTTGATGCCAATGCTCATTATTCTACCGCATTGGAATTATCCAGATTGACTGCAGATTACTTCTGGTATGCTGGGGCATTGGAGGGTAGTGTTTGTGCCTTATTG ATAGACCGGATAGGCCTGAAAGACCCATCTCTAGAGGATGAAGTTAGGTATCGGTACAACAATGTGATATTGCATTACAAGAAGTCATTTATACCAGAGAATGCTCAGAG GGTTTCACCTTTAAGCTTTGAACTTGAAGCTGATTTGAAATTGGCAAGATATCTTTGCAG AAGAGAGCTGGCTAAGGATGTAGTGGATTTGCTGACAAGTGCTGCAGATGGTGCAAAATCTTTGATTGATGCGACTGATAGACTCATACTATATGTCGAAATAGCTCGTTTATTTGGAACTCTTGGTTACCAGAGGAAAGCTGCCTTTTTTACTAGGCAGGTTGCTCAGCTGTATCTGCAACAAGACAGCAAATTGGCTGCTATTAGTGCTTTGCAAGTTTTGGCAATGACCACCAAAGCATATCGTGTTCAGAGCAGAGCTTCCATCTCCAATAATTCTCATATCAAT GAGGTTGGATCAGGTCATGCTGATAGCGGGAAAATGCATCACCAGTCTGTAGTTTCTTTATTTGAGTCTCAGTGGAGCACACTTCAAATGGTTGTGCTGAGGGAGATACTGCTATCTGCTGTTCGTGCAGGAGATCCTCTTGCTGCATGGAGCGCTGCTGCTCGGCTTCTAAGATCATATTACCCTCTAATCACACCTGCTGGACAGAATGGCCTTGCTCGTGCACTCGCTAATTCATCGGAGATGCTGCCTTCTGGGATTCGATGCAGTGATCCTGCCTTACCTTTTGTAAG GTTGTATTCTTTTCCTCTACATACCTCTCAAATGGACATTGTAAAATGCAATCCAGGAAGAGAAGATTGGTGGGTTGGATCTGCTCCTTCAGGGCCTTTTATTTATACACCATTCAGCAAAGGGGAACCAAATGATAGCAGCAAGCAGGAGCTGATTTGGATTGTTGGGGAACCAGTCCAGATTTTAGTGGAGTTGGCAAACCCATGTGGCTTTAATTTAATGGTTGATAGTATCTACTTGTCAGTGCATTCAGGAAATTTTGATCCTTTTCCCATCAGTGTAGATCTCCCTCCCAATTCATCGAAGGTGATCACCTTATCTGGAATCCCAACTTCAGTGGGGCTAGTGACAATTCCAGGGTGCACTGTTCACTGTTTTGGTGTTATTACTGAACATCTCTTCAGGGATGTAGATAATCTGCTCCATGGTGCAGCACAAGGACTTGTGCTTTCTGACCCTTTCAGATGCTGTGGTTCTCCAAAGTTGAAAAATGTATCTGTCCCAAATATTTCTGTTGTACCACCACTGCCTTCACTGGTTTCACATGTTGTTGGGGGTAATGGTGCAATAGTTTTATATGAAGGCGAGATACGTGAAATCTATATTAGTCTGGCTAATGCAGGCACTGTTCCAGTTGAACAGGCACATATTTCACTCTCAGGAAAACACCAAGATTCTGTTCTCTCAATATCATATGAAACTTTAAAATCCGTTCTTCCTTTAAAACCTGGTGCTGAGGTGATCCTGCCTGTGACCTTGAAAGCCTGGAAGCTTGGGTTAGTGGACCTTGATAATGCTTCTGGAAGCACGGGAAGGCAGTTAAAGGACAGTAGTAGCCCGTCGCTGTTGATTCATTATGCAG GGCCATTAACAGATTGTGAAGATCCTCCAAAAGGATCTGCTGTGCCTCCTGGTAGACGCCTGGTTGTTCCCTTGAACATATGCGTTTTGCAAGGTTTGTCTTTTGTAAAGGCTCGTTTGCTGTCAATGGAAATTCCTGCCCATGTTGGTGAAAATCTTCCAAAACCAATTTATCTAGAGAATAGTGCTAGTAAAGAAGCTATTGGTTCTGAAACAAAGATGGATGGACTGGTGAAGATTGATCCTTTCAGAGGAAGTTGGGGACTGCGATTTCTGGAACTAGAATTGTCTAATCCAACTGATTTGGTGTTCGAAATCAGTGTCTCTGTCCAGCTGGATAGCACAGAGGACAATCTTTCTGCTGGTCAAGATGCTACTGAATATGGTTATCCAAAAACAAGAATCGATAGGGATTTCTCTGCTAGGGTATTAATACCACTGGAACATTTTAAATTACCTATCCTTGATGGTTCTTTTTTCATGAAGGATTTTAAGCCTGATGGGGCTGCTGGCAGCAGAAATTCAAGCTTCTCAGAAAAGAGTGCCAAGGCTGAACTAAAAGCTTCCATTAATAACCTGATATCCAGAATAAAGGTCCGGTGGCAATCAGGCCGGACCAGCTCTGGAGAATTAAATATCAAGGATGCCATACAGGCAGCACTCAAGACATCTGCTATGGATGTACTGCTACCAGATCCCTTGACATTTGGCTTCAGGCTTGTTAGAAACAATCTCTCGCAAGAATCTGGCGACTCTAGGCCTAAAGGTTCTGTTGTGGCACATGACATGACTCCTATGGAAGTTTTGGTTCGCAATAACACCAAGGAAATGATCAGGATGAGTCTTAATATTACATGCAGGGACGTAGCTGGAGAGAATTGCGTTGAGGGTACCAAGGCAACTGTCTTGTGGTCTG GTGTTCTGAATGGAATAACCATAGAGGTTCCTCCCCTCCAAGAATCCAAGCATTCCTTCTCTTTGTATTTTCTTGTACCTGGGGAGTACACTCTAATAGCTGCTGCCCTGATAGAAGATGCTAATGACCTCCTCAGAGCTCGTGCTAAAACCAATTCACCTGAGGAGCCAATATTCTGTCGCGGCCCCCCATTCCATGTCCGTGTCATTGGGACtgcatga
- the LOC7458402 gene encoding uncharacterized protein LOC7458402, which produces MGVLVVNPQDCLKNPLQSQPQRMRFTRNPNLNNPRPNRAQPNRRKWSPNSSPPPRAAVPKNNSSNLVMGQVKILKRGKEDLIEPGKKDETPRGSHNTEAVKSEDLGFFSTNRLGPDAVLVPTQVRLTESKDIVNGFYAGSAFITSPPPSSLPLPGFFTKKTNNPVAVDASSEIMKLLGLSL; this is translated from the coding sequence atgGGAGTTCTTGTTGTAAACCCTCAAGATTGCCTGAAAAATCCCTtacaatcacaaccacaacggATGAGGTTCACACGGAACCCTAACCTCAACAACCCCCGCCCAAACCGGGCACAACCCAACCGCCGAAAATGGAGTCCCAACTCATCGCCACCTCCACGCGCCGCTGTACCCAAGAACAACAGCAGCAACCTTGTTATGGGACAAGTCAAGATTCTCAAACGAGGCAAAGAAGATTTAATCGAGCCCGGAAAGAAGGATGAGACTCCAAGAGGGAGTCATAACACAGAGGCTGTGAAAAGTGAAGACCTGGGTTTCTTCTCAACCAACAGGCTGGGTCCTGATGCCGTTCTGGTTCCGACTCAGGTCCGACTCACTGAGTCAAAGGACAtagttaatggtttttatgcgGGATCGGCTTTTATTACGTCCCCGCCACCCAGCTCTCTTCCTCTACCTGGCTTTTTCACAAAGAAGACAAATAACCCTGTTGCTGTCGATGCAAGCAGTGAGATAATGAAGCTTTTAGGCCTTAGTTTGTAG
- the LOC7458397 gene encoding homeobox protein knotted-1-like 3 isoform X1, whose protein sequence is MAYHHNLSSQDLPLHHFTDQQATENHTAPPNWLNTALLRSQQPPQQQTHHHFTDNNNTNNFLNLHTATTTATATTSDSNSHNPVQWLSRSSSSLLNRNHSDVIDDVAAGGDHAIITSISQESSELKNMNKGEGEAMDSGGGESVVNWQNARYKADILTHPLYDQLLSAHVACLRIATPVDQLPRIDAQLAQSQQVVTKYSALGSHQGLVPDDKELDQFMTHYFLLLCSFKEQLQQHVRVHAMEAVMACWEIEQSLQSLTGVSPGEGTGATMSDDDEDQVDSDANLFVGSLEGADTLGFGPLVPTESERSLMERVRQELKHELKQGYKEKIVDIREEILRKRRAGKLPGDTTSVLKAWWQSHSKWPYPTEEDKARLVQETGLQLKQINNWFINQRKRNWHSNPSTSTVLKSKRKRSNAGDNNGDRFV, encoded by the exons ATGGCCTATCACCATAACTTGTCATCACAAGACCTCCCTCTTCACCACTTCACAGACCAACAAGCAACAGAGAACCACACAGCACCACCGAATTGGCTGAACACTGCCCTCCTCCGCTCTCAACAACCACCACAGCAACAAACTCACCACCACTTCACTGATAACAACAACACAAACAATTTCTTAAACCTCCACACCGCCACCACTACCGCCACCGCCACCACTTCTGACTCAAACTCTCATAACCCAGTTCAATGGCTCTCCCGGTCCTCCTCCTCCCTCCTAAACCGCAACCACAGTGACGTCATCGACGACGTCGCCGCCGGCGGGGACCACGCCATCATAACTAGTATATCGCAAGAATCGTCGGAATTGAAGAATATGAATAAGGGTGAAGGTGAAGCCATGGATAGTGGTGGAGGAGAGTCGGTGGTGAATTGGCAAAATGCAAGGTATAAAGCGGACATATTGACGCATCCGTTGTACGATCAATTGCTGTCGGCACACGTGGCGTGTTTAAGGATTGCCACGCCAGTTGATCAGTTGCCGAGGATTGATGCACAGTTGGCTCAGTCACAGCAAGTAGTAACTAAGTACTCTGCTCTTGGAAGTCACCAAGGATTGGTTCCTGATGATAAAGAGCTTGATCAGTTTATG acacattattttcttttgctctGTTCCTTCAAAGAACAATTGCAACAACATGTTCGAGTTCATGCAATGGAAGCAGTGATGGCGTGCTGGGAGATAGAGCAATCCCTACAGAGTTTAACGG GAGTTTCTCCAGGTGAAGGTACAGGCGCAACAATGTCCGATGACGATGAAGACCAAGTTGACAGTGATGCCAATTTGTTCGTTGGAAGTTTGGAGGGTGCAGATACACTGGGGTTTGGTCCCTTGGTCCCTACAGAGAGTGAGAGATCTTTGATGGAGCGTGTGAGACAAGAATTGAAGCATGAATTAAAACAG ggttacaaagaaaaaattgttgacATTAGAGAGGAAATTCTGCGAAAGAGAAGAGCAGGAAAGCTTCCTGGGGACACAACCTCAGTCTTAAAAGCTTGGTGGCAATCACATTCCAAGTGGCCATATCCTACC GAGGAAGACAAGGCAAGATTGGTGCAGGAAACGGGCTTGCAATTAAAGCAGATAAATAATTGGTTCATCAATCAAAGGAAGAGGAACTGGCACAGTAATCCTTCAACCTCAACAGTCTTGAAAAGCAAACGCAAaag aagTAATGCAGGTGATAACAATGGTGATCGATTTGTGTAA
- the LOC7458397 gene encoding homeobox protein knotted-1-like 3 isoform X3 has translation MAYHHNLSSQDLPLHHFTDQQATENHTAPPNWLNTALLRSQQPPQQQTHHHFTDNNNTNNFLNLHTATTTATATTSDSNSHNPVQWLSRSSSSLLNRNHSDVIDDVAAGGDHAIITSISQESSELKNMNKGEGEAMDSGGGESVVNWQNARYKADILTHPLYDQLLSAHVACLRIATPVDQLPRIDAQLAQSQQVVTKYSALGSHQGLVPDDKELDQFMTHYFLLLCSFKEQLQQHVRVHAMEAVMACWEIEQSLQSLTGVSPGEGTGATMSDDDEDQVDSDANLFVGSLEGADTLGFGPLVPTESERSLMERVRQELKHELKQGYKEKIVDIREEILRKRRAGKLPGDTTSVLKAWWQSHSKWPYPTEEDKARLVQETGLQLKQINNWFINQRKRNWHSNPSTSTVLKSKRKR, from the exons ATGGCCTATCACCATAACTTGTCATCACAAGACCTCCCTCTTCACCACTTCACAGACCAACAAGCAACAGAGAACCACACAGCACCACCGAATTGGCTGAACACTGCCCTCCTCCGCTCTCAACAACCACCACAGCAACAAACTCACCACCACTTCACTGATAACAACAACACAAACAATTTCTTAAACCTCCACACCGCCACCACTACCGCCACCGCCACCACTTCTGACTCAAACTCTCATAACCCAGTTCAATGGCTCTCCCGGTCCTCCTCCTCCCTCCTAAACCGCAACCACAGTGACGTCATCGACGACGTCGCCGCCGGCGGGGACCACGCCATCATAACTAGTATATCGCAAGAATCGTCGGAATTGAAGAATATGAATAAGGGTGAAGGTGAAGCCATGGATAGTGGTGGAGGAGAGTCGGTGGTGAATTGGCAAAATGCAAGGTATAAAGCGGACATATTGACGCATCCGTTGTACGATCAATTGCTGTCGGCACACGTGGCGTGTTTAAGGATTGCCACGCCAGTTGATCAGTTGCCGAGGATTGATGCACAGTTGGCTCAGTCACAGCAAGTAGTAACTAAGTACTCTGCTCTTGGAAGTCACCAAGGATTGGTTCCTGATGATAAAGAGCTTGATCAGTTTATG acacattattttcttttgctctGTTCCTTCAAAGAACAATTGCAACAACATGTTCGAGTTCATGCAATGGAAGCAGTGATGGCGTGCTGGGAGATAGAGCAATCCCTACAGAGTTTAACGG GAGTTTCTCCAGGTGAAGGTACAGGCGCAACAATGTCCGATGACGATGAAGACCAAGTTGACAGTGATGCCAATTTGTTCGTTGGAAGTTTGGAGGGTGCAGATACACTGGGGTTTGGTCCCTTGGTCCCTACAGAGAGTGAGAGATCTTTGATGGAGCGTGTGAGACAAGAATTGAAGCATGAATTAAAACAG ggttacaaagaaaaaattgttgacATTAGAGAGGAAATTCTGCGAAAGAGAAGAGCAGGAAAGCTTCCTGGGGACACAACCTCAGTCTTAAAAGCTTGGTGGCAATCACATTCCAAGTGGCCATATCCTACC GAGGAAGACAAGGCAAGATTGGTGCAGGAAACGGGCTTGCAATTAAAGCAGATAAATAATTGGTTCATCAATCAAAGGAAGAGGAACTGGCACAGTAATCCTTCAACCTCAACAGTCTTGAAAAGCAAACGCAAaag GTGA
- the LOC7458397 gene encoding homeobox protein knotted-1-like 3 isoform X2 — MAYHHNLSSQDLPLHHFTDQQATENHTAPPNWLNTALLRSQQPPQQQTHHHFTDNNNTNNFLNLHTATTTATATTSDSNSHNPVQWLSRSSSSLLNRNHSDVIDDVAAGGDHAIITSISQESSELKNMNKGEGEAMDSGGGESVVNWQNARYKADILTHPLYDQLLSAHVACLRIATPVDQLPRIDAQLAQSQQVVTKYSALGSHQGLVPDDKELDQFMTHYFLLLCSFKEQLQQHVRVHAMEAVMACWEIEQSLQSLTGVSPGEGTGATMSDDDEDQVDSDANLFVGSLEGADTLGFGPLVPTESERSLMERVRQELKHELKQGYKEKIVDIREEILRKRRAGKLPGDTTSVLKAWWQSHSKWPYPTEEDKARLVQETGLQLKQINNWFINQRKRNWHSNPSTSTVLKSKRKSNAGDNNGDRFV; from the exons ATGGCCTATCACCATAACTTGTCATCACAAGACCTCCCTCTTCACCACTTCACAGACCAACAAGCAACAGAGAACCACACAGCACCACCGAATTGGCTGAACACTGCCCTCCTCCGCTCTCAACAACCACCACAGCAACAAACTCACCACCACTTCACTGATAACAACAACACAAACAATTTCTTAAACCTCCACACCGCCACCACTACCGCCACCGCCACCACTTCTGACTCAAACTCTCATAACCCAGTTCAATGGCTCTCCCGGTCCTCCTCCTCCCTCCTAAACCGCAACCACAGTGACGTCATCGACGACGTCGCCGCCGGCGGGGACCACGCCATCATAACTAGTATATCGCAAGAATCGTCGGAATTGAAGAATATGAATAAGGGTGAAGGTGAAGCCATGGATAGTGGTGGAGGAGAGTCGGTGGTGAATTGGCAAAATGCAAGGTATAAAGCGGACATATTGACGCATCCGTTGTACGATCAATTGCTGTCGGCACACGTGGCGTGTTTAAGGATTGCCACGCCAGTTGATCAGTTGCCGAGGATTGATGCACAGTTGGCTCAGTCACAGCAAGTAGTAACTAAGTACTCTGCTCTTGGAAGTCACCAAGGATTGGTTCCTGATGATAAAGAGCTTGATCAGTTTATG acacattattttcttttgctctGTTCCTTCAAAGAACAATTGCAACAACATGTTCGAGTTCATGCAATGGAAGCAGTGATGGCGTGCTGGGAGATAGAGCAATCCCTACAGAGTTTAACGG GAGTTTCTCCAGGTGAAGGTACAGGCGCAACAATGTCCGATGACGATGAAGACCAAGTTGACAGTGATGCCAATTTGTTCGTTGGAAGTTTGGAGGGTGCAGATACACTGGGGTTTGGTCCCTTGGTCCCTACAGAGAGTGAGAGATCTTTGATGGAGCGTGTGAGACAAGAATTGAAGCATGAATTAAAACAG ggttacaaagaaaaaattgttgacATTAGAGAGGAAATTCTGCGAAAGAGAAGAGCAGGAAAGCTTCCTGGGGACACAACCTCAGTCTTAAAAGCTTGGTGGCAATCACATTCCAAGTGGCCATATCCTACC GAGGAAGACAAGGCAAGATTGGTGCAGGAAACGGGCTTGCAATTAAAGCAGATAAATAATTGGTTCATCAATCAAAGGAAGAGGAACTGGCACAGTAATCCTTCAACCTCAACAGTCTTGAAAAGCAAACGCAAaag TAATGCAGGTGATAACAATGGTGATCGATTTGTGTAA